Genomic window (Marinitoga hydrogenitolerans DSM 16785):
GGGGATTTTAATGGCTCCGGCGGAGGGATTCGAACCCCCAGCCTAGTGGTTAACAGCCACCCGCTCTACCGTTGAGCTACGCCGGAACAACTTCCGGAGTATATTATAACATAAGTTTCAAAAGAAATCAAGATAACTTTTTGCTACAAATATTAAATATTGTTTTATTTTACATAAATAACTTTTGATATTTCAAGCCATCTGATCCTTTTTTCTTTCACAGAATAAATAAAATGCGCATAGCCTATTCTATCTGCATGATATAATCCTGAAATACTAATAATCCCTTTTAATTCATATATTCCATCATTACCAAAATCATATGGTTCTAATTCACCTATGCCACCTATAAATAATTCTTTGATTTTACCTATAAATTGACCATATTTATTATACACTTTCATTTTTATATATTCACTTTTTCTATCAGATAAAGCAAGATAAGTATAAGCATCTTTAAATCTTACTAGCGCTTTAAACCCATCCATAAATGATGTTTTTAAATCTAAAATTTCATTTTTGGTATCCAACAATTCACCGTTCAAATATGAATAAATATAGTAATAAATATAATTACCACTTCCACCTGAATAACCTTTTATAAAAACATCTAATTTTTTATCTCCATCAAAATCATAAAATTCAATTTTTGGTTCGTATGACCCAAAATTTAATTCTATAGTTGTTGATTCATTTCCAATTATCTTTAATTTTAGATTATCTATAAAAATGGAACTAATATAGTCTCCTTCTAAAATTACCTTTTCATTAATTGAATCTCCATTTAAATCTATTTCTTTTTGTTCAATGATATCAGAAAAAATCAGTAAAGGTATTAAGGTTATTAATAATAATATAATTTTTTTCATATTATTTCGCCTCCAAAAAAATGATTATATAATTTTTTTGATAATTGTTCCTGTTTATGCCAATATCCTGCTAATTTTTCATTTCTTGATAAATCTCCTAATTTTTTATAATATTTTTTATTTAGCTTTCCAGGTCCAACATCAAATAACGGTGTTCCTGGCAACGGCATAAATGTATGTGAATGTATAACGGCTTTGTATTTTTCTGTTATTTTATCCATAAAATCAAAGGTTTTTTTAATATCTTCATCTGTTTCAAACGGAAATCCAAATATAAAATCAACATATGGTATAAAACCATTTTCATGAATTAATGATAAGGCATTTTCAACGATTTCTAGATTATGTCCTCTTGCTATTTTATCTAGTATTTTTTCACTTCCACTTTGTGCTCCAACTATAATCATTTTATTATTAATGTATTTTTTTATGATTTTTAATACTCCAGAAGTTACAGATTCTGGCCTAACATCAGAAGGAAAAGAGCCTAAATATATTTCTTCAACTCCTACCTTTTTTAAATTAAATAATAATTCCTCTATTTTTTCCACATTTGGTGTAACTCCATTTTTTGAACCATATCCAAAGGAATTTGGGGTTATAAATCTTGCTATTTTTCTGTTATGTTTAATCCCTTCTTTTGCATATTCTATTATTATATCCACATCTCTATGTCTTACTTTTCTTCCAAAAAGATTTGGTGTTTGACAGTAACCACATAAAAAAGGACATCCTCTTGTTATTTCAATGGGCATAAAATGCTTATTTTTTATTGCATAAGGCGGATAATAATTCAAATTCACATATTCTCGAGAATATATTATCTTTTCAGATGAACCATATTTTAAAAAGTCGGTGAAGGTTTTTTCACCTTCACCAACAAATATTTTATCAAATCCTATTTTTAATGTTCTTTCAGGCATCGCACTTGGATGAGGACCACCAGCAATAACTTCAAACCCTTTTTCTTTTAATATTGGAATTTCTTTTTCAACATCAAATATATCAAAACTCATAAAAGAATATGCAATTAATGTGTCTTTTGGATCATATTCTAAAATTTTATTAAAATTTTTCTCTAACACAAGTTCTATATTTATATTTTCTTTTTCTATTGCTGAAATTAATGATACTATAGAATATCTATTAGATTTAAATAATCTAAATATTATTCTTTTCAACTGAATCATCCTCAGAAATTTTCTTTGGGAAAATATCTCTTAATCCTGATGCAAATATTAAAATTGCTACTATAATTGCAGACGCAGTTGATATGTTTATGTATATATATGTTCCTATTGCTAATGCATTAATTACCCACGCTAATGCTATAAATAATTTTTTATTTTTATACTTATACAATGAAGAAAATACCGTTGAGGCTAATACGAATACTATAAATAAATTTATATCAAAACCTCTAATAATACCAAAGAATGATAATAATACTCCAATAAATAAATATACTATTGTTAGTTTATCATATTTTTTTGATAAGAAAGAAAAAATTGCTGTAATTGTCCCAAAAATTATAGACAATAACATCAAAGAAATGTTAGCTTTTAAATAAAACGCTGACAATCCAGCTAATAACAAAGAAAACGCAACAGAATAAATCATCTTTTCACCTCACATTTTATCTACAACTTTTATGCCTAATAAATCCAATCCTTTTCTTAATACTTCTCCTGCTAAATGTGATAATAATAACCTTGATTTTAAAACTTTTTCTTCTTCTTTTAAAACAGATAAACTATTGTAGAACGAATTATAAGTTTGAGCCAATTCAAATAAATAATCTGCTATTAAGTTAGGTTTATAGTCATCTGCTGCTCTCATTACAATTATTGGTAATTGAGTTAATAATAAACTCAATTTTCTTTCTAATTTTTCATTAATCAATATTTCAGCATTATCTAATGTATAACCATTATCTTTTGCTTTTCTTTTTAATGATTGAATTCTTGCATATGTATATAATAAGTATGGTGCAGTATTCCCATCAAATGCTAACATTTTATCCCAGTCAAAAATTATATGACTAATTCTATTTTGACTTAAATCTGCATATTTTACAGCGCCAATTCCTATAATTTCTGCAATTTTACTTTTTTCTTCTTCAGATAACTCTGGATTTTTTTCTTCAATTATCGCTTTTGCTTTTTCTACTGCTTTATCAAGCAATTCTTGTAATTTTATAACATTACCTTTTCTTGTTGAAAAAACGCCATCAGCAAATCTCATTAATCCAAACCATATATGTTGATAATTATCTTCCCAACCCAGTTTTCTTGCAATATTGAACACTTGTTTAAAATGTGTTTGTTGCCTTTCATCTGTTACATATAATATTCTGTTTGGATGATATGTTTCTCTTCTAAATTTTATACATGCTAAATCTGAGGTTGCATATAAAAATGCACCATCTTTTTTTTGTATAATTGCTGGAGGTAGATTTTCTTTTTCATCAAAAAATACAACAACAGCACCCTCGCTATATGTTGCTATACCTTTTTCAAGAAGCATCTTAACTATTTCTGGCATTATACTATGATAATGAGATTCACCATAATAGGTATCAAATTCTATATCCATCCTTCTGTATATTTTATTATATTCTTTTAAAGATAAATCTATAAATTCCTGCCATAATTTTCTATTTTCAGTTTCTCCATCTTGTAATTTTTTTAATTCCTGTCTTGCTTCTTCTAATAATTCAGGATTTTTTTCTGCTTCTTTTTCAAATTTTACATATATTCTTTCCATTTCTCCAATAGGATCTTTTTCATAATGTTCTCTATCTAACCACAACCTATATGCAACTATTAATTTTCCAAATTGTGTTCCCCAGTCACCCAAATGATTATCTCCAATTACATCATACCCTAAATACTTATATATTCTTTTTATAGAATCACCAATTACAGTACTTCTTAAATGACCTATATGCATAGGTTTAGCAATATTAGGTGAAGAATAATCTATTACTACTGTTCCTTTATCCGTAATAAATGAAAAATCTGGTTCTTCTTTTTCTAATTTTGGCAAATAGTTTACTAAAAAATCATTTTTTATAAATATATTTATAAAACCCGGTCCAGCTATTTCTATTTTTTCAATTATCTCATTTTCTGGAATATTATCTATTATATCTTGAGCGATAACTCTCGGAGCTTTTTTAAACACCTTTGCGTTTATCATTGCAAAATTTGTTTGAAAATCACCAAAGTTTTCATTTGATGTCCTTTGAACCACTGGATCTTTTACCTCGGCATTTGGAAATATTTTTTCAACAGATTTTTTCAATAAATCTTCTAAAATTTTTTCAACTAATTTCATTTTTTCACTCCTTTCCTTTCTTACTAAGAATATTATAACATAGTTTTTGTTAAAAAAAGTATAAATAAATATAATGAATAAATTCTGGCAATATTTCTAATTATTTCTATAGCAGTCAATGGTTAAGATTGCTATAATTTTTAGTAAAAAATATATTTAGATATAATATAATATTATTATATAAGCAATAATATAATTTTGTTAAAGTTTTATTTCAATTGAACATTTTCTAGAATTTTGGAGTATAATATATACGGAAATAGAAAGATTAATCAGAGGAGGTAGATAATATGGCTGAAAAAGAATTTGTAGTTGGTATTGACCTTGGTACAACCAACTCAGCTATCGCATGGATGAAACCAGATGGAAACGTTGAAGTTATCCCAAATGCTGAAGGTAAAAGAACAACACCTTCAATTGTACATTTTTCAAAAGATGGTACTGTTATAGTGGGAGAACCTGCTAAAAGACAGGTTGTATTACACCCCGAAAGAACTATTAGATCGATTAAAAGAAAAATGGGTTCAGATTATAAAGTGACTATTGACAACAAAAGTTTTACTCCACAACAAATAAGTGCTTTTGTTTTACAAAAATTAGTTAGAGATGCTGAAGCTTATTTGGGTGGAAAAATAAAAAAAGCTGTTATTACAGTTCCAGCATATTTCAACGATGCACAAAGGCAAGCAACCAAAGAAGCTGGTGAAATAGCTGGTTTAGAAGTTTTGAGAATTATTAACGAACCTACAGCTGCTTCAATTGCTTTTGGGTTAAACAAAGTTCACGAAGATAAGAAAATTGTAGTATATGACTTAGGTGGGGGTACTTTTGATGTTTCAATTTTAGATGTTGGTGAAGGTGTTATTGAAGTTGTTTCAACATCTGGTAATAATCATCTTGGTGG
Coding sequences:
- a CDS encoding TIGR04013 family B12-binding domain/radical SAM domain-containing protein, translated to MIQLKRIIFRLFKSNRYSIVSLISAIEKENINIELVLEKNFNKILEYDPKDTLIAYSFMSFDIFDVEKEIPILKEKGFEVIAGGPHPSAMPERTLKIGFDKIFVGEGEKTFTDFLKYGSSEKIIYSREYVNLNYYPPYAIKNKHFMPIEITRGCPFLCGYCQTPNLFGRKVRHRDVDIIIEYAKEGIKHNRKIARFITPNSFGYGSKNGVTPNVEKIEELLFNLKKVGVEEIYLGSFPSDVRPESVTSGVLKIIKKYINNKMIIVGAQSGSEKILDKIARGHNLEIVENALSLIHENGFIPYVDFIFGFPFETDEDIKKTFDFMDKITEKYKAVIHSHTFMPLPGTPLFDVGPGKLNKKYYKKLGDLSRNEKLAGYWHKQEQLSKKLYNHFFGGEII
- the argS gene encoding arginine--tRNA ligase, which encodes MKLVEKILEDLLKKSVEKIFPNAEVKDPVVQRTSNENFGDFQTNFAMINAKVFKKAPRVIAQDIIDNIPENEIIEKIEIAGPGFINIFIKNDFLVNYLPKLEKEEPDFSFITDKGTVVIDYSSPNIAKPMHIGHLRSTVIGDSIKRIYKYLGYDVIGDNHLGDWGTQFGKLIVAYRLWLDREHYEKDPIGEMERIYVKFEKEAEKNPELLEEARQELKKLQDGETENRKLWQEFIDLSLKEYNKIYRRMDIEFDTYYGESHYHSIMPEIVKMLLEKGIATYSEGAVVVFFDEKENLPPAIIQKKDGAFLYATSDLACIKFRRETYHPNRILYVTDERQQTHFKQVFNIARKLGWEDNYQHIWFGLMRFADGVFSTRKGNVIKLQELLDKAVEKAKAIIEEKNPELSEEEKSKIAEIIGIGAVKYADLSQNRISHIIFDWDKMLAFDGNTAPYLLYTYARIQSLKRKAKDNGYTLDNAEILINEKLERKLSLLLTQLPIIVMRAADDYKPNLIADYLFELAQTYNSFYNSLSVLKEEEKVLKSRLLLSHLAGEVLRKGLDLLGIKVVDKM